A region from the Halomonas piscis genome encodes:
- a CDS encoding c-type cytochrome encodes MSDHQTSQMHRSTRRRLAYASVGAVGLFIVGALVADYDLLPYVTGPAPQTTEAERSAQIARAARTQLDEQRQAWQEDLSAGPPELPVGPKGYYQPPLKEDIPDDEFGDAVTRGREIFVNTGTNAGEFVGNDLACANCHLNAGRRPNSAPMWAAITNYPAYRGKNEMINTIEDRVNGCFTYSMNAPGSPSGGPPPQGHQVYKDLESYFSWLADGNALREDVPGRGYPSLEEPEQDYDRDRGEQVFADNCAVCHGLNGQGQKDLNGRYIFPPLWGPNSYNWGAGMHRVNTAAGFIKANMPLGRPDSLSNQQAWDVAAYINSFPRPADPRQVDEDLDLDEAKEAYHQHQDYYGETRNGATLGKGASPQS; translated from the coding sequence ATGAGTGATCACCAGACGTCTCAAATGCACAGATCCACCCGGCGGCGCCTGGCCTATGCCAGCGTCGGCGCGGTAGGGCTATTTATTGTGGGTGCTCTGGTCGCCGACTATGATCTGCTGCCCTACGTCACCGGCCCGGCGCCGCAAACCACCGAGGCAGAGCGCAGTGCCCAGATTGCTCGGGCGGCGCGCACCCAGCTCGACGAACAGCGCCAGGCCTGGCAGGAGGACCTTTCCGCCGGGCCGCCCGAGCTGCCCGTCGGCCCCAAAGGCTACTACCAGCCTCCGCTCAAGGAGGACATTCCCGACGACGAGTTCGGCGACGCCGTGACCCGCGGCCGGGAAATCTTTGTGAATACCGGGACCAACGCCGGCGAGTTCGTCGGCAACGATCTTGCCTGCGCCAACTGCCATCTCAACGCCGGGCGCCGGCCGAACTCGGCACCGATGTGGGCGGCGATCACCAACTATCCGGCATACCGCGGCAAGAACGAGATGATCAACACCATCGAAGACCGCGTCAACGGCTGCTTCACCTACTCGATGAACGCCCCGGGCTCGCCAAGCGGCGGCCCACCGCCCCAGGGGCATCAGGTCTACAAGGATCTTGAAAGCTATTTCTCCTGGCTGGCCGACGGCAACGCCCTGCGCGAAGACGTCCCCGGGCGCGGCTACCCCTCGCTGGAGGAGCCGGAGCAGGACTACGACCGAGATCGCGGCGAACAGGTGTTCGCCGACAACTGCGCCGTCTGCCACGGGCTCAACGGCCAGGGCCAGAAAGACCTCAACGGCCGCTATATCTTCCCGCCGCTGTGGGGGCCCAACTCCTACAACTGGGGCGCCGGCATGCACCGGGTCAACACCGCCGCCGGCTTCATCAAGGCCAACATGCCGCTGGGCAGGCCCGACAGCCTCAGCAACCAGCAGGCCTGGGACGTCGCCGCCTATATCAACAGCTTCCCGCGCCCGGCGGACCCGCGCCAGGTCGATGAAGACCTTGATCTTGACGAGGCCAAAGAAGCGTACCACCAGCACCAGGACTACTACGGGGAGACCCGTAACGGAGCCACGCTTGGCAAGGGGGCTTCCCCGCAGAGCTAG
- a CDS encoding heavy metal translocating P-type ATPase, which produces MTKRQRDREEVAEALDALQDDGQALLSIDGLWCPSCAAATEQVIQRTPGVIEAGVSFATSTLVVHWDPRQLRLRELARRVARLGYRLGPPLSAAETLARIDRHVERLGIRLAIAAFFGMWTLVLSLVLYLDRGGVAASATGWWIASVAGILAVPVLAVVGLPILLAGWRTLRTGVPGMDTLIGIGVTAAVGLSVWQLSQGSSRVYFDTATMLVGLLTLGRFIETRTLRHATQAIDALRDTLPETAQRLDTAGQPVSVAADRVVSGERIRVAAGERVPLDGVVLEGASRLDRSVLTGESLPAPVKSGDYVEAGCVNLSSALTLVVDKPVGGRRIDRIGARIAEAVGAKGDTQRLADRVARFIVPVALGLSALTLLGSFLAGLALEETLLRAVSVLVIACPCAVGIAVPVAYVAVASQAARRGILFRHPAALESMAGVNTLMFDKTGTLTEGQLAVDEVQLRAETSLTSEEVLALAARAERDVEHVIARALQAAGALSPAAQDEAPQRFERGVRLEAAGHGTVLVGSADFLESQGVACQREDAAGAAAAIRVGVEVAVAGRWVATLWLADRLRDDAAEAVARLRRGGIECAIVSGDAAPPSLAVARELGLPPSRVYADCSPEGKAAIVRATHGSVAFAGDGINDGPALAEAAVGIAVSDAAGPAMSAASVAIAEGGVTRVADAVAAARRAYGVMRQNLVFAVIYNAVGLSLAAFGMIPPVVAVIAMAASSLTVTANASRLAGEG; this is translated from the coding sequence ATGACAAAACGGCAACGTGACAGGGAAGAAGTCGCTGAAGCGCTCGACGCTCTTCAGGACGACGGCCAGGCGCTGCTTTCCATCGACGGGCTCTGGTGCCCCAGCTGCGCGGCGGCGACCGAGCAGGTGATCCAGCGAACGCCCGGCGTCATTGAGGCGGGGGTGAGCTTTGCCACTTCCACCCTGGTGGTGCACTGGGACCCTCGGCAGCTTCGGCTGCGCGAGCTGGCGCGCCGGGTTGCCCGCCTGGGCTATCGCCTGGGGCCGCCGCTGAGCGCGGCCGAGACCCTGGCGCGGATCGATCGGCACGTCGAGCGGCTGGGGATACGCCTGGCCATCGCCGCTTTTTTCGGCATGTGGACCCTGGTGCTGTCGCTGGTTCTCTACCTCGATAGAGGCGGCGTTGCCGCGAGCGCTACCGGCTGGTGGATCGCCAGCGTTGCCGGCATTCTTGCCGTGCCGGTTCTTGCGGTTGTCGGCCTGCCGATTCTTCTGGCCGGGTGGCGCACTCTGCGCACCGGCGTTCCCGGCATGGATACCCTGATCGGTATCGGCGTTACCGCCGCGGTGGGGCTGTCGGTCTGGCAGCTGAGCCAGGGCAGCAGCCGCGTCTACTTTGATACCGCCACAATGCTCGTCGGCCTGCTCACCCTGGGACGCTTTATCGAGACCCGCACCCTGCGCCACGCCACCCAGGCGATCGATGCCCTCAGAGATACGCTTCCGGAAACCGCGCAGCGTCTCGATACAGCGGGGCAGCCGGTCAGCGTGGCGGCGGATAGGGTCGTCAGCGGCGAGCGTATCCGGGTGGCGGCGGGCGAGCGCGTCCCGCTCGACGGGGTGGTGCTCGAGGGGGCGAGCCGGCTGGATCGCAGCGTGCTCACCGGTGAGTCGTTGCCGGCGCCGGTGAAAAGCGGTGACTACGTGGAGGCTGGGTGCGTCAACCTGAGCAGCGCGCTGACGCTGGTTGTCGACAAGCCGGTCGGCGGCCGGCGTATCGATCGCATTGGCGCGCGCATCGCCGAGGCGGTCGGCGCCAAGGGCGACACCCAGCGGCTGGCGGATCGGGTCGCCCGCTTTATCGTCCCCGTGGCGCTGGGGCTATCGGCACTTACGCTGCTGGGAAGCTTCCTTGCGGGGCTGGCGCTGGAAGAGACGCTGCTGCGGGCCGTATCCGTGCTGGTCATCGCCTGTCCCTGCGCGGTGGGTATCGCGGTGCCGGTGGCCTACGTGGCGGTGGCCAGCCAGGCGGCGCGCCGGGGCATTCTCTTTCGCCATCCCGCCGCGCTGGAGAGCATGGCGGGGGTTAATACCCTGATGTTCGACAAGACCGGCACCCTGACCGAGGGGCAGCTGGCCGTTGACGAAGTCCAGCTGCGCGCAGAGACGTCGCTGACCTCGGAGGAGGTGCTGGCGCTGGCCGCTCGGGCCGAACGGGACGTGGAGCACGTCATTGCGCGCGCCTTGCAGGCCGCCGGCGCGCTTTCGCCGGCCGCGCAGGACGAGGCGCCGCAGCGCTTTGAACGCGGGGTGCGCCTGGAGGCTGCCGGGCACGGTACGGTGCTGGTCGGCAGCGCCGATTTTCTCGAGAGCCAGGGCGTGGCGTGCCAGCGCGAGGACGCCGCCGGGGCCGCAGCGGCTATCCGCGTCGGCGTGGAGGTGGCCGTGGCCGGGCGCTGGGTGGCAACGCTCTGGCTTGCAGACCGGCTGCGCGACGATGCCGCCGAGGCCGTCGCCCGGCTGCGCCGCGGCGGCATCGAGTGCGCCATCGTCAGCGGCGACGCCGCGCCGCCTTCCCTGGCGGTGGCCCGGGAGCTGGGACTGCCGCCATCCCGGGTCTACGCCGACTGTTCGCCGGAGGGCAAGGCGGCCATCGTTCGCGCCACGCACGGCAGTGTCGCCTTCGCCGGCGATGGTATCAATGACGGCCCGGCGCTGGCCGAGGCGGCGGTAGGCATTGCGGTGAGCGACGCCGCTGGCCCCGCCATGAGCGCGGCCAGCGTGGCGATCGCCGAGGGCGGCGTCACGCGGGTTGCTGACGCCGTGGCGGCAGCGCGGCGCGCCTATGGCGTCATGCGTCAGAACTTGGTGTTTGCGGTGATCTACAACGCCGTGGGCCTGAGCCTTGCCGCCTTCGGCATGATTCCCCCGGTGGTGGCGGTCATTGCCATGGCCGCCAGCTCGCTGACGGTGACCGCCAACGCCTCGCGGCTGGCCGGGGAAGGCTAG
- a CDS encoding c-type cytochrome produces the protein MTQRPSKRSRPGSVAGIRYRNFDPYEAYNPIPWQVTAILLALAVWGTVALLTDSQLAEPPPQIGEEAEQAAVEAASSPSVNGQRLFTAYCSTCHQANGAGVKGAVPPLNGSHYVLADAEVPVNILLHGLDGEIEVSGSVYNGRMPTFGHQLSDEQIAAILTHVRGQWDNQAAGIEPDFVAEQRERFSGRVSPWEGGKALEDAFGVADTASPAPSEEDS, from the coding sequence ATGACCCAGCGTCCCAGCAAGCGCTCTCGTCCGGGATCCGTGGCCGGTATCCGTTACCGGAACTTTGATCCCTACGAGGCCTATAACCCTATCCCCTGGCAGGTGACTGCCATCCTGCTGGCACTGGCGGTTTGGGGCACTGTCGCCCTGCTCACCGATAGCCAGCTTGCCGAGCCACCGCCGCAGATCGGCGAGGAAGCCGAGCAGGCTGCCGTTGAGGCGGCATCATCGCCAAGTGTTAATGGCCAACGGCTCTTTACCGCCTACTGCAGTACCTGCCACCAGGCCAACGGCGCAGGCGTCAAGGGTGCCGTACCGCCGCTGAACGGCTCGCACTACGTTCTGGCCGACGCGGAAGTGCCGGTCAATATCCTGCTGCACGGCCTGGACGGCGAGATCGAGGTCAGCGGCAGCGTCTACAACGGACGCATGCCGACTTTCGGACATCAGCTAAGCGATGAACAGATTGCCGCCATCCTGACCCACGTGCGCGGCCAGTGGGACAACCAGGCCGCCGGCATTGAGCCTGATTTCGTGGCCGAGCAGCGCGAGCGCTTCTCCGGGCGGGTGAGCCCCTGGGAAGGCGGCAAGGCGCTGGAGGATGCGTTCGGCGTCGCCGACACGGCCTCCCCGGCCCCTAGCGAGGAGGACTCCTGA
- a CDS encoding DUF3541 domain-containing protein — MRAISLSRLTGLIFWLLLTVPWAAGSTPTSDTPGVSAPEAIAEAIRARYETALVDLPESKQRHYAQRLYRITGDERYLPLNRDYGDRLTEKLREEIAALATPGYAERRAREAIADYPTSSEKKRHRKRMLSQWGEIAYAKSLAFDLVQTKAYGLLNESDLPDYQRALAYLKSVNFRSFLLDAEVMTVYAAQIANLAYYLHDLGVVDLREEVITAFRQQYPPTRNAALTRAEYRNKIYGMTHLVIAASDYYQKPVKAEAFRWALNEFAAGLDPLLARTKADIYTEVGISFLLAGQGEHPAVTQLQDALLEAYDADAQMIPAEDGSTDLAQGEHRNVLAIMLLDWPNRLYPGPVLYELGNTPAPLNTPTYQSSARRSVGAWQAPAE, encoded by the coding sequence GTGCGCGCTATATCTCTTTCCCGATTAACGGGCCTTATTTTCTGGCTACTGCTGACGGTGCCCTGGGCAGCCGGCTCAACGCCGACATCCGATACCCCTGGCGTCAGCGCACCTGAAGCTATCGCCGAAGCGATCCGGGCACGCTATGAAACCGCCCTTGTCGACCTGCCCGAAAGCAAGCAGCGCCACTACGCCCAGCGGCTTTACCGCATCACCGGAGACGAGCGTTACCTGCCTCTCAACCGCGACTATGGCGATCGCCTGACCGAAAAGCTCCGTGAAGAAATCGCCGCGCTGGCAACACCCGGCTACGCCGAACGCCGGGCGCGCGAAGCAATAGCCGACTATCCGACCAGCAGCGAAAAGAAGCGGCACCGCAAGCGCATGCTCTCCCAGTGGGGCGAGATCGCCTACGCCAAGAGTCTGGCCTTTGATCTGGTGCAGACCAAGGCTTATGGCCTGCTGAACGAATCCGACTTGCCCGATTATCAGCGAGCGCTGGCCTATTTGAAAAGCGTCAACTTCCGTTCGTTTCTACTCGATGCCGAGGTCATGACCGTCTACGCCGCCCAGATCGCCAATCTGGCCTACTATCTGCATGACCTGGGCGTGGTCGACCTGCGCGAAGAGGTCATCACGGCATTTCGCCAGCAGTATCCGCCAACCCGGAATGCTGCGCTAACCCGAGCGGAGTATCGCAACAAGATCTACGGCATGACCCACCTTGTCATTGCCGCCAGCGACTACTACCAAAAGCCGGTGAAGGCCGAAGCGTTTCGCTGGGCGCTGAACGAATTTGCTGCCGGCCTGGACCCTCTTCTCGCGCGCACCAAGGCAGATATCTACACCGAAGTCGGCATCAGCTTTCTGCTCGCCGGCCAAGGCGAACACCCGGCGGTCACGCAGCTGCAAGACGCCTTGCTCGAGGCTTATGACGCCGACGCGCAGATGATCCCCGCCGAGGACGGCAGCACCGACCTCGCTCAGGGCGAACACCGCAACGTGCTGGCCATCATGCTGCTGGACTGGCCAAACAGGCTATATCCCGGGCCTGTGCTTTATGAGCTGGGTAATACACCGGCTCCCCTTAACACCCCGACGTATCAAAGCTCAGCACGTCGCTCAGTCGGGGCTTGGCAAGCGCCAGCTGAATGA
- a CDS encoding PRC-barrel domain-containing protein, with product MVKIQACILSLMLASGAALAQESDKAPENDPAQAEQAETQQSNASGDGMSQEQANKEAQTEENQTEGTEDKSAKDASAEQQSADSTASGDMFMTKQTEDQIRSDQLVGSNIVNASDDKIGSISDLIMNQNGQVVGIVVGVGGFLGMGEKQVALSWDAVEITTAEDEASYQVKTSIEKKDLDNAEPYKTEEKQQQEQQEQKQKEKQQQRTEDPKEE from the coding sequence ATGGTAAAAATTCAGGCATGCATTCTTAGCTTAATGCTGGCGTCGGGGGCTGCACTGGCTCAGGAGAGCGACAAGGCGCCAGAGAACGATCCGGCACAGGCAGAGCAGGCCGAGACTCAGCAGTCAAACGCCAGTGGCGACGGCATGAGCCAGGAGCAAGCGAACAAGGAAGCACAAACCGAAGAGAATCAGACAGAAGGAACAGAAGACAAGTCAGCGAAAGACGCCTCGGCAGAGCAACAGTCCGCCGATAGCACGGCTTCCGGCGACATGTTCATGACCAAGCAGACCGAAGACCAGATTCGCTCCGACCAGCTGGTCGGCAGCAACATCGTTAATGCCTCCGATGACAAGATCGGCTCGATTTCCGACCTTATCATGAATCAGAATGGCCAGGTCGTCGGGATCGTGGTCGGCGTAGGCGGCTTTCTGGGCATGGGAGAAAAGCAGGTTGCCCTTTCCTGGGACGCCGTTGAAATTACCACGGCCGAAGACGAGGCCAGTTATCAGGTGAAGACCTCGATCGAGAAGAAAGACCTCGACAACGCTGAGCCCTACAAGACAGAAGAAAAGCAGCAGCAAGAACAGCAGGAACAAAAGCAAAAAGAAAAGCAGCAGCAGCGAACCGAGGATCCCAAAGAGGAATAA
- a CDS encoding ABC transporter permease, which produces MTPRISRVRRPSAVPLALVLAVALVALMSLLPVLYILLRAREAGWEHSMTLVFRPRVYELLVNTLQMDVAVTLLCAVIGTITAWLIERTDLPGSKLWNAAVMLPFAVPSFIGSYSWVSILPGIEGLKGVILVMTLSNYPLVHLPVAAALRGMDPALEETSRSLGYSRKQTFFRVILPQLRPAILGGAILIALHMLAEFGALSFLNYETFTTAIFDQYNVVFDGASAAMLTLVLLSLCVMVIGLELLSRGRARYATQRQGAPGELERIRLGAGKPLALAGVACLVALAAGVPLGTITYWLLTGSSAAFDVAIVTRSLYTTLAFGMGGALLTVLLALPLVFLAVRYQGRLATLAERLPYFIHSLPGLVIGLTLVFFAIRYAYPLYQTVPLLLIGYAMLYLPLAQSSIRSVLVQVPSQLEEVAGSLGKRSLSVFARVTLPLIAPGVGAGLALVFLQVMKELTATLLLRPTGVDTLATRVWVHTASGEYAASAPYAALLILVSGLPVYLLTMRSFTRSKQKRGET; this is translated from the coding sequence ATGACTCCTCGTATTTCCCGCGTCCGGCGCCCGTCCGCCGTGCCGCTTGCCCTGGTGCTGGCCGTCGCGCTGGTAGCGCTGATGTCGCTGCTGCCGGTGCTGTACATTCTTCTGCGAGCTCGGGAGGCCGGCTGGGAACACTCGATGACGCTGGTGTTCCGCCCCCGGGTGTACGAGCTGCTGGTCAACACGCTGCAGATGGACGTTGCGGTGACCCTGCTCTGTGCGGTGATCGGTACGATAACGGCCTGGCTGATCGAGCGTACCGATCTGCCGGGCAGCAAGCTGTGGAACGCGGCGGTCATGCTGCCGTTTGCGGTGCCTTCCTTTATCGGCAGCTATAGCTGGGTGTCGATCCTGCCGGGTATTGAGGGGCTCAAGGGGGTCATTCTGGTCATGACGCTGTCCAACTATCCGCTGGTGCATCTGCCGGTGGCGGCGGCGCTGCGCGGCATGGACCCGGCCCTGGAAGAAACCTCCCGTTCGCTGGGGTACAGCCGAAAGCAGACATTTTTTCGCGTCATCCTGCCTCAGCTGCGCCCGGCGATTCTCGGCGGGGCCATCCTCATCGCGCTGCACATGCTGGCGGAGTTCGGGGCGCTGTCGTTTCTCAACTATGAAACCTTCACCACGGCGATTTTCGACCAGTACAACGTGGTATTTGACGGCGCTTCGGCGGCGATGCTGACGCTGGTTCTGCTCAGCCTTTGCGTGATGGTCATTGGCCTTGAGCTGCTGTCAAGAGGCCGGGCCCGCTACGCTACCCAGCGCCAGGGGGCGCCCGGTGAGCTCGAGCGCATTCGGCTGGGAGCGGGCAAGCCGCTGGCGCTGGCCGGCGTGGCCTGTCTGGTCGCATTGGCGGCAGGGGTGCCGCTGGGCACTATTACCTACTGGCTGCTGACCGGCTCATCGGCGGCCTTTGACGTTGCTATCGTTACCCGGTCGCTTTATACCACGCTAGCGTTCGGCATGGGGGGGGCGCTGCTGACGGTTCTGCTGGCCCTGCCGCTGGTGTTTCTGGCGGTGCGCTATCAGGGGCGGCTGGCAACTCTTGCCGAACGGCTGCCGTACTTTATTCACAGCCTGCCCGGGCTTGTGATCGGGCTGACGCTGGTATTTTTTGCCATCCGCTACGCCTACCCCCTTTACCAGACGGTGCCGCTGTTGCTGATCGGCTATGCGATGCTGTATCTGCCGCTGGCCCAGTCATCGATCCGCAGCGTGCTGGTGCAGGTGCCAAGCCAGCTCGAGGAAGTGGCCGGCTCGCTTGGCAAACGTTCCCTGAGCGTGTTTGCGCGGGTGACGCTGCCGCTGATAGCCCCGGGCGTGGGGGCGGGGCTGGCGCTGGTGTTTTTGCAGGTGATGAAAGAGCTGACGGCGACGCTGCTGCTGCGGCCCACGGGCGTCGATACGCTGGCAACCCGGGTATGGGTGCATACCGCCAGCGGTGAGTACGCCGCGTCCGCCCCCTACGCCGCGCTGCTGATTCTGGTGTCCGGGCTTCCGGTGTACCTGTTGACCATGCGCTCCTTTACCCGGAGCAAGCAAAAGAGAGGCGAAACATGA
- a CDS encoding c-type cytochrome: MRTWITPGRLAGLSALAAAGLGLAMLTYGQGEPPTDEPSAESTARDADKQSIDSPLAAVYFAQQAFSANIKLAGPLVGIGTDRDWACGTCHGHGAQGAENVPRLAGQPAGYITKQLHDYASGRRQNDNMRYIAQGLSAEEMAALGQFYSSMNTSSTASPRLNGDLERGRELALQGDWNLDVPACFTCHGSSAWGVGQGFPALAGQHPSYLYTQLAGWEAGRRSNSPGRLMHSVASALSDDDMRSVADFMATLPAPPARQSTRLETPAPERLTTSAQADSQGGSDEHE; encoded by the coding sequence ATGCGAACCTGGATAACCCCCGGCAGGCTGGCCGGCCTTTCGGCTCTGGCCGCCGCCGGACTTGGCCTGGCGATGCTGACCTACGGTCAGGGCGAGCCGCCCACCGACGAACCGTCGGCCGAGTCCACCGCCCGGGATGCCGACAAGCAGAGCATCGACTCTCCGCTGGCCGCGGTTTATTTTGCTCAGCAGGCCTTCAGCGCCAACATCAAGCTCGCCGGCCCGCTGGTCGGGATCGGTACCGACCGGGACTGGGCATGTGGCACCTGCCACGGCCACGGCGCCCAGGGTGCCGAGAACGTCCCGCGCCTGGCCGGGCAGCCGGCGGGCTACATCACCAAGCAGCTGCACGACTACGCCAGCGGGCGCCGTCAGAATGACAACATGCGCTATATCGCCCAGGGGCTGAGCGCCGAGGAAATGGCCGCGCTCGGCCAGTTCTACTCGAGCATGAACACTTCCAGCACCGCAAGCCCCCGGCTGAACGGCGACCTTGAGCGAGGCCGCGAACTGGCGCTGCAGGGTGACTGGAATCTTGACGTGCCGGCCTGCTTCACCTGTCACGGCTCCTCTGCCTGGGGCGTGGGGCAAGGTTTCCCGGCGCTGGCGGGCCAGCATCCAAGCTACCTTTATACCCAGCTCGCCGGCTGGGAGGCGGGCCGGCGCAGCAACTCGCCGGGCAGGCTAATGCACAGCGTCGCCTCGGCGCTTTCCGATGACGACATGCGCTCGGTGGCCGATTTCATGGCCACCTTGCCTGCCCCGCCGGCCCGGCAGTCGACCCGGCTCGAAACGCCGGCGCCCGAGCGGTTGACGACCTCCGCCCAAGCCGATAGCCAAGGAGGGAGCGACGAGCATGAGTGA
- a CDS encoding ABC transporter ATP-binding protein, giving the protein MTKLQLSNVSKRFQAVQALKDVSLELDAGQMLAVLGPSGCGKTTLLRSIAGFEFPDAGAISVDGKVFMNRRTWVRPEKRRVGYVPQNGVLFPHLTVAKNIAFGLSRAERKSSRVSDMLALVGMDGLGERMPHELSGGQQQRVALARALAPAPSLVLLDEPFSALDAGLRAALREEVRTTLKAIGATAIMVTHDQEEALSMADRVAVMRHGCCVQVADPVSLYKYPADLGVARFVGEATLLQAPVANGCIDTLFGRLKVASGCPENCRRATIMLRPEQFVVGKPQGQPVSGRVLKTIYHGHDALIYLRADAPLGTEDIRVRVMGAPAFAPGDRVGIAVSGDVMAYPQPSPEDERAGRQERAA; this is encoded by the coding sequence ATGACCAAGCTGCAGCTATCCAACGTTTCCAAGCGGTTTCAGGCCGTGCAGGCGCTTAAGGATGTCAGCCTGGAGCTTGACGCCGGACAGATGCTGGCGGTGCTTGGCCCGTCGGGCTGCGGCAAGACGACGCTGCTGCGCTCGATCGCCGGCTTCGAGTTCCCCGATGCCGGGGCCATCAGCGTCGACGGCAAGGTCTTCATGAATCGCCGGACCTGGGTCAGGCCCGAGAAGCGCCGCGTCGGCTATGTGCCCCAGAACGGCGTGCTGTTTCCGCACCTGACGGTGGCCAAAAACATTGCCTTTGGGCTTTCTCGCGCTGAGCGCAAGTCATCGCGCGTGAGCGACATGCTGGCGCTGGTGGGCATGGACGGGCTCGGCGAGCGCATGCCGCACGAGCTGTCCGGCGGCCAGCAGCAGCGGGTGGCACTGGCTCGGGCCCTGGCGCCGGCGCCGTCGCTGGTGCTGCTGGACGAGCCGTTCAGCGCCCTGGACGCCGGGCTTCGCGCCGCGCTGCGCGAGGAGGTGCGCACGACGCTGAAGGCCATCGGTGCGACCGCGATCATGGTCACCCACGACCAGGAAGAAGCGCTGTCGATGGCTGATCGAGTGGCGGTCATGCGCCACGGGTGCTGCGTGCAGGTGGCCGACCCCGTGTCGCTTTACAAGTACCCGGCGGACCTGGGCGTGGCCCGCTTTGTGGGCGAGGCCACCCTTCTCCAGGCGCCGGTGGCCAACGGCTGTATCGACACCCTGTTTGGCCGCCTGAAGGTGGCCTCCGGCTGCCCCGAGAACTGCCGCCGGGCCACCATCATGTTGCGTCCGGAGCAGTTTGTCGTCGGCAAGCCCCAGGGGCAGCCGGTGAGCGGGCGCGTACTGAAGACGATCTATCACGGCCATGACGCCCTGATCTATCTCAGGGCCGACGCGCCGCTGGGCACCGAGGATATCCGCGTGCGCGTCATGGGGGCGCCGGCGTTTGCCCCCGGCGACCGCGTGGGCATCGCGGTCAGCGGCGACGTCATGGCCTATCCGCAGCCGTCGCCGGAAGACGAGCGGGCAGGGCGGCAGGAACGCGCGGCCTGA
- a CDS encoding extracellular solute-binding protein has product MHNVAKRLLTPGSAALAALLLAGSTAALAQEDTLTIYNGQHKDATLALIDGFEDKTGISVETRNGSSNELAHQIVEEGDRSPADIIYTEESTPLIMLAEKGLLATIDDSALANIPQEYQGDNGEWVGLLARSRVVVYNKDQIDEESLPGSVKDFADPEWDGRFAFVKTSGAFQKQLSAMIKLDGREAAKAWLEGLKNNGKVYRNNVAAMNAVERGEIPAALINNYYWDAKAREEGAENLDTRLYFFGTNDLGDLVTVSGAAILASSENRQAAQKFMTYATGEEGQQILTDESAQYPLNPDVDSKGLKPFSELTPPNGTLDLGEYSNGDAAIELLQEVGLL; this is encoded by the coding sequence ATGCACAACGTTGCGAAACGCCTGTTAACCCCGGGATCCGCTGCGCTGGCCGCGCTGCTGCTGGCGGGATCTACCGCCGCTTTGGCCCAGGAGGACACGCTGACGATCTACAACGGCCAGCACAAGGATGCCACCCTGGCGCTGATCGATGGTTTCGAGGACAAGACCGGCATCAGCGTGGAGACCCGTAACGGTTCCAGCAACGAGCTGGCCCACCAGATCGTCGAAGAGGGCGACCGTTCTCCGGCGGATATTATCTACACCGAAGAGTCGACGCCGCTGATCATGCTGGCCGAAAAAGGCCTGCTGGCAACGATTGACGACTCGGCGCTGGCCAACATCCCCCAGGAGTATCAGGGCGATAACGGTGAATGGGTGGGGCTGCTCGCCCGCTCGCGGGTGGTGGTCTATAACAAGGACCAGATTGATGAAGAAAGCCTGCCAGGCTCGGTCAAGGACTTTGCCGACCCCGAGTGGGACGGCCGATTCGCCTTCGTCAAGACCAGCGGCGCGTTTCAAAAGCAGCTCTCGGCCATGATCAAGCTGGACGGCCGCGAGGCCGCCAAGGCATGGCTTGAAGGCCTCAAGAACAACGGCAAGGTGTACCGTAACAACGTCGCGGCCATGAACGCCGTCGAGCGGGGCGAGATTCCGGCGGCGCTGATCAACAACTACTACTGGGATGCCAAGGCACGGGAAGAAGGGGCCGAGAACCTCGATACCCGGCTGTATTTCTTCGGTACCAACGACCTGGGCGACCTGGTGACGGTATCCGGCGCGGCGATTCTTGCCTCCAGCGAGAATCGGCAGGCGGCTCAGAAGTTCATGACCTATGCCACCGGCGAAGAAGGCCAGCAGATACTGACGGATGAAAGCGCACAGTATCCGCTGAATCCTGACGTGGACAGCAAGGGGCTCAAGCCCTTTTCCGAGCTGACGCCGCCCAACGGCACCCTGGATCTCGGCGAGTACAGCAACGGCGATGCCGCCATCGAGCTGCTGCAGGAGGTCGGGCTGCTGTAA